In Sphingopyxis macrogoltabida, the sequence GCCGCAATCCATCGTCCCGTCCTTGCGGTCGCCGCGGAAATCAAACGCCGCGTACAGCCCGGCGGGCTGGCCGGCGGGATCGGGATACCAACTCACCCGGAGCAGGCGAATCTGCCCGTCCGCCCACAAGGCCGGCCGCTTGCGGAGATTCATCTCCCATTCGAGACGTGGGTTCGACGCCTGGAACGACAGGCGCAGCATCGCATAGGCGGCGTCATAGTCGCGCTTGGCAAGCGCCATCGTATAGGCAGCGAACCGGTCGATGGCGCCTTCCTCGTCGATCGCCGTCGGCGCGAACGTCACGCCTTCGCCCGCCACGACTTCGCGCTCTACTCCGGGTGCGAGCAGCGGTGGCGCGGCGAGCGCGAGGGGCGTCCAGATCAGCGTTGCCGCAATGCATCCCAGAAGCCGGCGATCAATAGCCATAATAGGCGCCGCCCTTTTCGCGCGCGCGCTGCCACGCCGGCCGGACGTGGCAGGCGTTTACGAAGGCCGCGAGCTTGGGATAGCGCGGCGCCATCCCCTGCATCACCGCAATTTCGGCCGGAAAGCTCAGCATGATGTCGGCGGCCGACAGGCTGTCGCCGATAAAATGGCCGTTGTCGCCGACGCGGCTTTCCATGAAGGCGAAATGCGCGTCGAGTTGCTGTACGATCCGCGGTTCGAGCGGCGCCGCCGCCTCGCCGAGGCGCGCGGTATAGATGCGCAGCAGGATCGGCGTCATCGCCGACCCCTCGGCGAAATGCAGCCATTCGAGATGGCTGACATGATCGTCGCTGCCGCGTTCGGGCACGAGATGCCCGCCGCCGTGCCGCTCGCAGAGATATTCGGTGATCGCCCCCGATTCCATGATCACGCGGCCGTCATCCTGGATCAAGGGCGACTTGCCGAGCGGATGGACCGCGAGCAGGTCGGGCGGCGCGAGATTGGTCGTCTGGTCGCGGTCGTAGAATTTAATCTCATAGGGAGCGCCGATTTCTTCGAGCAGCCACAGGATGCGCTGCGAGCGGCTGTTGTTCAGGTGGTGGACGATCAGGCTCATGGGGCGCTCCTTGTCATGATGTCAGGGTCGATAGGGGCCGTTGCGGTCGATCAGCGCCGCGAGTTCGCGGACCAGCTTGGCGCCGACGATCGCCGTGACGTCGCCGGTGTCGCGGCCGGGATGAAGTTCGACGATATCGGCGCCGACGATCGGTGCGGTCTGCCGGTGCAGCACCGCCAGCATTTCGCGAACCGTCAGCCCGCCGGGCTCGGGATGGGCGACGCCGGGCGCCGCCGACGGGTCGAGACCGTCGAGATCGATCGAGATATAGAGCGGGCCGCCGAGCACGGGCACTCGATCGGGCGTGAAGCCGGCCATCGGGATGATCTCGACCCCGAAACGTTCGGCCTGCGCCCGGCAATGCCCGTTGAGCGTGCGAATGCCGACCTGGACCAGCCGCTCGGCGTGGCCCGCCTCACAAATGCGGGCAAAGGGCGAAGCATGGCTGCGCGGATTGCCGCCGAAATCGTCGTAGAGATCGGGGTGCGCATCGAAATGAAGGATGTTGAGCGGCCCGAAGCAATTTGCCGCCGCCTCGACGAGCGGAAAGCTCACGGCATGATCGCCGCCGAGCGCGAGCGGAATTTCACCGTCCTCGTGCAGCATCGCGACATGGCGGCGGATCGCGGCGTCGTCGCGCGGTGTATCTTCGCACAGCGGCAGATCGCCGTCGTCGGCGAAGGCGATATCGACACCGATCTCGGGGCCTAGTTCGCTCGCCAGATTGCCGCGGTCGCTGCGCAGCGCGGTACGGATCGCCGCGGGGCCGGCTGCGGCGCCGCGTTCGAAGCTGCTGTTGATGTCGGTGGGCAGGCCGAAGAGGCGGATCGCGGGCATGCGCCGCTTGTAGCCTTTGGAGAAGAGCACGCAAGCCACGGCGATCGGGAGGTCGGCCCTTCTGCTCCGAGCGATGTCTTCGGCGCCTTACCGCCGGCTGGGGAGGTTCCTGACTTCGTCATTCCCGCGAAAGCGGGAACCCAGCGTGGGGTAAGCCAACGCACGCTCTAGGTTTCCGCTTTCGCGGGAATGACGAGGGTTGGATATAGGGTTGGATATAAAGTGGCTGCTCACCGCCCCAAAACGGACGCGGTGCAGAGACCATCAACGGCTGGCGGGCCGACCTGCATGGGAGAGGGGAGTGCAGGTCCGAGGGGCTGGTGGCCCGCCGCCGTCGGCCGGCCGGTTCGAGCAAGGCGAACCGACCGGATGGCAATCGCATCAATTATCGTCGTCGCCCTCATCGTCGGGACCGGCCATCATCTCTTCGGCCACCGCGTCGGTGCGGCCGCGGATGGCGGCTTCGAGCCGTTCGCGAAGTTCGGGATTTTCGGTCAGGAAGGTCTTCGCATTCTCGCGGCCCTGCCCGATGCGGATCGAGTCATAGCTGAACCAGGCGCCCGATTTCTCGACGAGTCCGGCCTTGACCCCGATATCGAGGATCTCGCCGATCTTCGAAATGCCCTGTCCGTACATGATGTCGAATTCGACCTGCTTGAACGGCGGCGCGACCTTGTTCTTGACGACCTTGACGCGGGTGGTGTTGCCGACGATCTCGTCGCCATTCTTGATCTGGCCGGTGCGGCGGATGTCGAGACGGACCGAGGCATAGAATTTCAGCGCATTGCCGCCGGTCGTGGTTTCGGGATTGCCGTACATCACACCGATCTTCATGCGCAGCTGGTTGATGAAGATCACCATGCAGCGCGAACGGCTGATCGAACCGGTGAGCTTGCGCAGCGACTGCGACATCAGGCGCGCCTGCAGGCCGACATGGCTGTCGCCCATCTCGCCCTCGATTTCGGCGCGCGGAACGAGCGCGGCGACCGAGTCGACGACGAGCACGTCGATCGCATTCGAACGCACCAGCGTATCGACGATTTCGAGCGCCTGTTCGCCGGTGTCGGGCTGCGACACGATGAGTTCGTCGATGTTGACGCCGAGCTTGCGGGCATAGACGGGATCGAGCGCATGTTCGGCG encodes:
- a CDS encoding glutathione S-transferase family protein; protein product: MSLIVHHLNNSRSQRILWLLEEIGAPYEIKFYDRDQTTNLAPPDLLAVHPLGKSPLIQDDGRVIMESGAITEYLCERHGGGHLVPERGSDDHVSHLEWLHFAEGSAMTPILLRIYTARLGEAAAPLEPRIVQQLDAHFAFMESRVGDNGHFIGDSLSAADIMLSFPAEIAVMQGMAPRYPKLAAFVNACHVRPAWQRAREKGGAYYGY
- the speB gene encoding agmatinase, yielding MPAIRLFGLPTDINSSFERGAAAGPAAIRTALRSDRGNLASELGPEIGVDIAFADDGDLPLCEDTPRDDAAIRRHVAMLHEDGEIPLALGGDHAVSFPLVEAAANCFGPLNILHFDAHPDLYDDFGGNPRSHASPFARICEAGHAERLVQVGIRTLNGHCRAQAERFGVEIIPMAGFTPDRVPVLGGPLYISIDLDGLDPSAAPGVAHPEPGGLTVREMLAVLHRQTAPIVGADIVELHPGRDTGDVTAIVGAKLVRELAALIDRNGPYRP
- the recA gene encoding recombinase RecA, whose product is MAGQLSLVESGKSVNGTDRQKALDAALAQIDRAFGKGSVMKLGQKETMQVEAVSTGSLGLDIALGVGGLPRGRVIEIYGPESSGKTTLALHTLAEAQKTGGTVAFVDAEHALDPVYARKLGVNIDELIVSQPDTGEQALEIVDTLVRSNAIDVLVVDSVAALVPRAEIEGEMGDSHVGLQARLMSQSLRKLTGSISRSRCMVIFINQLRMKIGVMYGNPETTTGGNALKFYASVRLDIRRTGQIKNGDEIVGNTTRVKVVKNKVAPPFKQVEFDIMYGQGISKIGEILDIGVKAGLVEKSGAWFSYDSIRIGQGRENAKTFLTENPELRERLEAAIRGRTDAVAEEMMAGPDDEGDDDN